The nucleotide sequence TCTCATTATAATCATTATAATAAAAGAGAGAATGAGAAAGGAGTGGATCATAGTGGATGAACAACAAATGGAAATGCAAGTACGAGAAGTATTAGATAAATTACGCCCATTTTTGCTTCGCGATGGCGGCGACTGTGAACTAGTAGATGTAGAGGATGGCATTGTGAAACTTCGCCTTCTTGGTGCATGTGGATCATGCCCAAGCTCCACCATCACTCTTAAAGCAGGGATTGAGCGTGCCCTTCTAGAAGAGGTTCCAGGTGTCGTTGAAGTAGAGCAAGTATTTTAATAGCACGCAATACATGATTTCAAATTGACACTTCTTCATTATAAAAAAGCAGAGACCCCTTTTGGAGTCTCTGCTTTTTATGTATTGGTCAGAAAAAAAGCAGTTCACACATTTAACTCTCCAGGACAGCTAGCCTTATTTTCTTGAACCTAAAAAATCTTTATTGACGAGTGTTTTTGGCGCCCGATCGGCAAAGATGGCGTCCAGATTATCACAGCATGTTTCCATCATGGCGATTCGAGTTTCTCTTGTAGCGCTGCCAATATGAGGCAAGGCGACCACATTCTTTAATTTCAAAAGAGGATGATCAGCATTGATCGGCTCTTTATTAAATACATCTAATCCAGCTGCAGCAATGTCTCCTGCTTGCAGCGCCTCATATAACGCCTCCTCATTAACGATCGGTCCGCGGCTGGCGTTAATAAAAATAGCGTCTTTCTTCATTTTTTGGAACTGTTCACGCTGGAACATGCCCCTTGTTTCTTTCGTCAAAGGAGCCAGGCAAACGACAAAATCTGCTTCTGCAAGCAACTCATCGAATGAGCAATAACGAGCACCAAGCATTTCTTCCGCTACTTCGTGGCGCTGCCGGTTATGATAAATAATCTCCATATCAAACCCTGCTGCCCGTTTGGCGACAACCGTTCCAATCTTCCCCATGCCAACAATGCCAATCGTTTTATGATGAACGTCTGTCCCTGCTAGAAGCAAGGGAGACCAGCTTTTCCATTCGCCTTCCTTTATAAACTCAGCCGCTTCGATCATACGACGAGCGGTTGCCAAAAGCAAAGCAAACGCCAAATCGGCTGTGGTATCCGTTAACACATCAGGTGTATTGCAAATAGCTACGTCATGCCGGCTCGCAGATTCAAGATCAATGTTGTCGTAGCCGACAGCCATATTGGCAACTACTTTCAAATTTTCCCCTGCCGAGAACATTTCTTCATCCAGCTGGTCTGAGATAACAGTTAAAAGGGCATCCACTTT is from Bacillus sp. PK3_68 and encodes:
- a CDS encoding D-glycerate dehydrogenase — its product is MKPLVYVTRKLPEEIVSRLKENYEVDMWPKEDVQVPREVLLEKVKKVDALLTVISDQLDEEMFSAGENLKVVANMAVGYDNIDLESASRHDVAICNTPDVLTDTTADLAFALLLATARRMIEAAEFIKEGEWKSWSPLLLAGTDVHHKTIGIVGMGKIGTVVAKRAAGFDMEIIYHNRQRHEVAEEMLGARYCSFDELLAEADFVVCLAPLTKETRGMFQREQFQKMKKDAIFINASRGPIVNEEALYEALQAGDIAAAGLDVFNKEPINADHPLLKLKNVVALPHIGSATRETRIAMMETCCDNLDAIFADRAPKTLVNKDFLGSRK